A DNA window from Brassica napus cultivar Da-Ae chromosome A4, Da-Ae, whole genome shotgun sequence contains the following coding sequences:
- the LOC106450151 gene encoding MLO-like protein 5, translating into MGGGGGSIEGPRELDQTPTWAVSTVCGVIILISIILELMIHKVGSVFEKKKKKALYEALQKIKNELMVLGFISLLLTFGQNYIASLCVASKYGNAMSFCGPYDGPSGDTKKVKDTDHMQRHLLSLHRRVLAGGAPAECKKGYVPLISLNALHQVHIFIFFLAVFHVIYSAITMMLGRAKIRGWKVWEEEVVNDHEMMDDPSRFRLTHETSFVREHVNTWARNRFSFYVMCFLRQMLRSVRKSDYLTMRHGFISVHLAPGMKFNFQKYIKRSLEDDFKVVVGISPALWAFVMIFLLVDVHGWYVTAVITMVPPVLTLAIGTKLQAIISDMALEIQERHAVIQGMPLVNVSDRHFWFARPALVLHIIHFILFQNAFEITYFFWIWYEFGLRSCFHHHFYLIIIRVALGVGVQFLCSYITLPLYALVTQMGSTMKRSVFDEQTSKALKMWHKNAKKKSETPGPVPTTRPRTAGDIESAPANITASVDNKEGDQGRKPGDLLSGP; encoded by the exons atgggaggaggaggaggcagtATAGAAGGCCCGAGAGAGCTTGATCAGACCCCAACATGGGCCGTCTCTACCGTTTGTGGCGTTATCATCTTGATCTCTATCATCTTGGAGCTCATGATTCACAAAGTCGGATCG GTGttcgagaaaaagaaaaagaaagcctTATACGAAGCTCTTCAAAAGATTAAAAACG aACTAATGGTTTTGGGATTCATTTCGCTGCTACTAACATTCGGACAAAACTACATCGCAAGCTTGTGCGTGGCGTCAAAATACGGTAACGCTATGTCCTTCTGTGGTCCGTACGATGGTCCATCTGGTGACACTAAGAAGGTAAAGGACACCGATCACATGCAGAGGCATCTTCTCTCCCTTCATCGCCGTGTTTTGGCTGGAGGTGCTCCTGCTGAGTGCAAGAAG gGCTATGTGCCGCTTATATCACTCAACGCGTTGCACCAAGTGCAtatctttatcttcttcttggCTGTGTTTCATGTCATTTATAGTGCTATTACCATGATGCTTGGAAGAGCAAag ATTCGTGGATGGAAAGTATGGGAGGAAGAGGTCGTAAATGATCATGAAATGATGGATG ATCCTTCTAGATTTAGGCTCACACACGAAACATCATTTGTTCGAGAGCATGTTAATACTTGGGCGAGGAACAGATTCTCCTTCTACGTT atgtgtttcttACGTCAGATGCTGAGATCCGTAAGAAAATCTGACTACTTGACGATGCGTCATGGGTTCATTAGT GTACATTTGGCACCGGGTATGaagtttaattttcaaaaatacatcaAAAGGTCATTAGAAGATGACTTCAAGGTAGTGGTGGGAATCAG TCCTGCGCTATGGGCCTTTGTAATGATCTTCTTACTCGTTGATGTTCACG GATGGTATGTTACTGCTGTGATTACCATGGTTCCTCCAGTT TTGACATTAGCGATAGGAACCAAGCTTCAGGCCATTATATCAGACATGGCGTTGGAGATTCAGGAGAGACATGCAGTGATACAAGGGATGCCACTAGTCAATGTCTCTGACCGACATTTCTGGTTCGCTCGTCCCGCTTTAGTCCTCCATATCATCCATTTCATTCTCTTCCAG AATGCTTTTGAGATCACCTACTTCTTTTGGATATGG TATGAGTTCGGATTAAGGTCCTGTTTTCATCACCATTTCTACCTCATAATCATTCGGGTTGCTCTAGG GGTGGGAGTACAATTTCTTTGTAGCTACATCACACTTCCTCTCTACGCTCTCGTGACTCAG ATGGGATCAACGATGAAGCGATCGGTGTTTGATGAGCAAACGTCAAAGGCATTAAAGATGTGGCATAAGAATGCAAAGAAAAAGAGTGAAACGCCAGGTCCAGTGCCTACAACCCGACCTAGAACCGCGGGCGATATCGAGTCTGCTCCGGCTAACATCACCGCAAGTGTTGATAATAAGGAAGGAGATCAGGGTCGTAAACCTGGTGACCTATTAAGCGGTCCCTAG
- the LOC106447188 gene encoding AT-hook motif nuclear-localized protein 10-like: MSGSETGLTAANREPMPFTMSLHHQQHNQPPPPPQPQQNSQNMQLSFTGADRTAVYKPMSSDSSPQQYQHNSPGGLNMNVPVMGSEQRVKKRRGRPRKYEPGSGEASLGFVPGPPSYTVSQPSGGDGGGGGASPSVKRMRGRPSGSSNRPKLQALGSTGVGFTPHVLTVNTGEDVSSKIMAFSQNGPRAVCVLSANGAISNVTLRQAATSGGTVTYEGRFEILSLSGSFLLLENNGHRSRTGGLSVSLSAPDGNVLGGCVAGLLIAASPVQIVVGSFIPDGQKEHVGQMELASPALPRVAPSHVLTTPNSQQARGGMSESSCGGHGSPLHQSAGGPYNNNSNNLSMSWK, encoded by the exons ATGTCCGGATCTGAGACGGGCTTAACGGCGGCGAACAGAGAGCCAATGCCATTCACTATGAGTCTCCACCACCAACAACACAAtcaacctcctcctcctccgcagCCTCAGCAAAACTCTCAGAACATGCAGCTGTCCTTCACCGGCGCCGACAGAACCGCTGTCTACAAGCCCATGAGCTCAGACTCTTCACCGCAGCAGTACCAACACAACTCACCCGGCGGCTTGAACATGAACGTGCCTGTGATGGGAAGCGAGCAGCGtgtgaagaagagaagaggcAGACCGAGGAAGTACGAACCGGGCAGCGGCGAGGCGTCGCTGGGTTTTGTTCCCGGACCTCCTTCTTACACCGTTAGCCAACCTAGTGGTGGCGACGGCGGAGGTGGAGGAGCCTCGCCTAGTGTTAAGAGGATGAGAGGACGGCCTTCTGGGTCTAGCAACAGGCCAAAGCTTCAAGCTTTAg GGTCGACAGGAGTGGGATTCACGCCTCATGTTCTTACCGTGAACACTGGAGAG GATGTATCATCAAAGATAATGGCGTTTTCTCAGAACGGACCACGAGCTGTGTGCGTCTTGTCTGCTAATGGAGCTATCTCCAACGTGACTCTTCGCCAGGCCGCTACATCCGGTGGAACCGTTACATATGAG GGGAGATTTGAGATTCTGTCTTTATCGGGCTCGTTCCTTCTGCTGGAGAACAATGGTCACAGAAGCAGGACGGGAGGTCTAAGTGTGTCCTTGTCGGCTCCGGATGGTAATGTCTTAGGTGGTTGTGTAGCTGGTCTTCTTATAGCAGCATCACCTGTTCAG ATTGTTGTTGGGAGTTTCATACCAGACGGGCAAAAAGAACACGTGGGACAAATGGAGCTAGCAAGTCCGGCATTACCCCGTGTGGCTCCAAGTCATGTACTGACGACTCCGAATAGCCAGCAGGCTCGTGGGGGAATGAGTGAGTCATCTTGTGGAGGACATGGAAGCCCTCTTCACCAGAGCGCAGGAGgaccctacaacaacaacagcaacaaccTTTCAATGTCCTGGAAGTAG
- the LOC125608282 gene encoding SWI/SNF complex subunit SWI3B-like, whose product MATNAPIPGGSSEIPPVTPSRPIIPEAPSEISPSSNSLQPPPSSSDTDRIYIPSYSRWFSWTEINECETRSLPEFFDSRSSSKNPRVYLYLRNSIIKQYRDEHPNKISFTDVRRTLVGDVVSIRRVFDFVDSWGLINYSSSASAKPLKWDDKEAVASEPPSTVKESAKRICNGCKSVCSVACFASEKYELTLCARCYVRGNYRVGINSSEFKRVELSEEWKTGWSEKETLLLLEAVMHYGDDWKKVASHVTGRTEKDCVSQFVKLPFGEQFAKDSDSEDALETFDQIKGSADHESEGRVKDGSSSPDNKRMKLTPLADASNPIMAQAAFLSALAGTKVAEAAARAAVTALSDIDHEAGKSAGGDPNGQEINGNDSERAVAEAKSLIEKEEKEVEGAIREIVEVEMMKIRDRIVHFEKLDLEMERSRKQLEDMKNLLFTDQLNIFFHTRRSRKAEDRAEC is encoded by the exons ATGGCCACGAACGCTCCAATACCCGGCGGATCCAGCGAAATTCCCCCCGTTACTCCCTCTCGTCCAATCATACCCGAAGCTCCGTCGGAAATCTCCCCATCTTCGAACTCCCTCCAACCGCCTCCTTCCTCTTCCGATACCGATCGCATCTACATACCTAGCTACTCCC GTTGGTTTTCATGGACCGAGATCAACGAATGCGAAACCCGCTCCCTCCCGGAGTTCTTCGATTCGAGGTCCTCCTCGAAGAATCCTAGGGTTTACCTCTACTTGAGGAACTCGATTATCAAGCAGTACAGAGACGAACACCCTAACAAGATTAGCTTCACCGACGTTAGGAGGACTCTCGTGGGGGATGTTGTCTCTATTCGCCGGGTGTTTGATTTCGTAGACTCGTGGGGGCTTATCAACTACTCTAGCTCCGCCTCTGCTAAGCCTCTCAAGTGGGACGATAAGGAGGCCGTTGCTTCTGAGCCTCCCTCGACGGTTAAAGAATCTGCTAAGAGGATCTGTAATGGATGCAAATCTGTTTGCAGCGTTGCTTGTTTCGCCTCTGAAAAG TATGAGTTGACATTGTGTGCGAGATGTTATGTTCGTGGTAACTATCGTGTTGGTATTAACTCCTCGGAGTTTAAGCGTGTTGAGCTTAGCGAGGAGTGGAAGACGGGGTGGTCTGAGAAGGAGACTCTGCTGCTGCTGGAAGCTGTTATGCACTATGGAGATGACTGGAAGAAGGTTGCGTCGCATGTTACTGGTAGGACCGAGAAGGATTGTGTTTCTCAGTTTGTCAAGCTTCCGTTCGGGGAACAGTTTGCGAAGGACTCTGACTCTGAGGATGCTTTGGAGACGTTTGATCAGATCAAGGGCTCTGCTGATCATGAGTCTGAAGGAAGAGTTAAAGATGGTTCGTCTTCTCCCGATAATAAGAGGATGAAGTTGACTCCTCTTGCAGATGCAAGCAACCCAATTATGGCTCAG GCTGCTTTTCTTTCAGCTTTGGCTGGCACAAAAGTTGCAGAAGCAGCAGCACGAGCTGCAGTGACAGCTCTATCTGATATAGACCACGAAGCTGGCAAAAGCGCTGGTGGAGACCCAAACGGACAAG AGATCAACGGTAACGACTCAGAGAGAGCTGTGGCTGAAGCTAAATCTCTGATTGAGAAGGAGGAGAAAGAGGTAGAAGGAGCCATCAGAGAGATTGTAGAAGTAGAG ATGATGAAGATTAGAGATAGGATTGTACATTTCGAGAAATTGGATTTGGAAATGGAGAGAAGCCGGAAACAGTTGGAGGACATGAAGAATCTACTTTTCACTGATCAGTTGAACATCTTCTTCCACACAAGAAGATCCAGGAAAGCCGAAGATAGAGCAGAGTGTTAG
- the LOC106450149 gene encoding protein S-acyltransferase 21-like, whose translation MARRHGWQLPAHTFQVVAITVFFLLTIAYYAFFAPFLGKILYQYIAFGVYSFLAFSVFVLYIRCTGIDPADPGIFVEAVNTPAHKSQTSNYAPENGVPYTRHGSGCCNAVGRFICGCLVIQDCRRDTHQEEPGEQEEALFCSLCNAEVRKFSKHCRSCGKCVDGFDHHCRWLNNCVGQKNYISFVCLMAASFFWLLVEFGVGVTVFVRCFVEQKAMEHLITEKLGLGFSRPPFAAIVIVCTALSFLAIVPLGELFFFHIILIRKGITTYEYVVAVRAQSEPPGPSIDAGDEYSQPPSPASSAVTAASGRSSLGLSIQYRGASLCTPPNIFMDQNDDVIQHLEQPGTVRSTIDPDKKPPQRQQVRINPWKLAKLDSNEASKAAAKARASSSVLLPLASRQHPHKTSSNASGRSSPASSYQTKNTSLTRDHINPMYMSSSANESPLNEEERRNVVIAAAAARRNMSTSDESSVVWDPEAGRFVSSSLQTPGTELATFGGGGSLAGNERLNSVSSSGSDGSRRVRGTPLTGYFQQVRSQRGGQLPVFMPSDSQLQRHVSTRFQ comes from the exons ATGGCGAGAAGACATGGATGGCAACTTCCAGCTCACACATTTCAG GTTGTGGCCATAACTGTGTTCTTCTTGCTAACTATCGCATACTATGCCTTCTTTGCTCCGTTTCTCGGGAAGATACTCTATCAGTACATCGCCTTTGGTGTCTACTCATTCTTG GCGTTTTCGGTTTTTGTGCTGTACATCCGATGCACTGGTATAGACCCTGCAGATCCTGGGATCTTTGTGGAGGCTGTTAACACTCCAGCTCATAAGTCACAGACCAGTAACTACGCGCCTG AGAATGGTGTGCCGTATACTAGACACGGCTCGGGGTGCTGTAATGCTGTGGGAAGATTCATTTGTGGTTGTTTAGTAATACAAGATTGCCGTAGAGATACACATCAGGAGGAACCAGGGGAGCAAGAAGAAGCTTTGTTCTGTTCTTTGTGCAATGCTGAG gtgCGTAAATTTAGCAAGCATTGTAGAAGTTGTGGCAAATGTGTTGATGGGTTTGATCATCATTGCCGG TGGCTGAATAACTGTGTGGGGCAGAAGAACTACATCAGCTTTGTGTGTCTTATGGCTGCAAGCTTCTTCTGG CTTTTAGTTGAATTTGGAGTTGGTGTTACTGTCTTTGTCCGATGTTTTGTGGAGCAAAAGGCAATGGAACATCTCATAACCGAGAAGCTTGGACTTGGCTTCTCCCGTCCTCCATTTGCTGCTATTGTG ATTGTTTGTACAGCTCTCTCGTTTCTGGCTATAGTTCCACTTGGGGAGCTTTTCTTCTTCCACATAATTTTAATCCGAAAG GGAATCACAACATATGAATATGTTGTTGCTGTGAGAGCACAAAGCGAGCCGCCTGGACCGTCTATAGATGCGGGAGACGAGTATAGCCAGCCACCTTCACCTGCAAGCTCAGCTGTCACAGCCGCGAGTGGAAGAAGCTCTCTCGGATTGAGCATTCAGTACCGTGGCGCCTCCTTGTGCACTCCTCCAAACATATTCATGGATCAAAAT GATGATGTGATCCAGCATCTGGAGCAGCCTGGAACTGTACGTTCCACCATAGATCCAGACAAGAAGCCACCTCAGCGTCAACAAGTAAGGATCAACCCATGGAAGCTAGCGAAACTCGACTCAAACGAAGCGTCTAAAGCAGCTGCTAAAGCGCGTGCATCCTCATCAGTGCTTCTTCCATTAGCTTCTCGACAACACCCTCACAAAACCAGCAGCAACGCAAGCGGGAGAAGCAGCCCCGCAAGTAGCTATCAGACCAAAAACACTAGTTTGACAAGAGACCACATCAACCCAATGTACATGTCATCATCAGCCAACGAGTCACCATTAAACGAGGAAGAAAGGAGGAACGTTGTCATTGCTGCTGCAGCAGCTAGGAGAAACATGTCTACAAGCGATGAGAGTTCAGTGGTTTGGGATCCGGAAGCTGGCAGGtttgtatcttcttctcttcagaCTCCAGGAACAGAGTTGGCTACTTTTGGAGGAGGAGGTTCTCTTGCTGGTAATGAACGTCTCAACAGTGTTTCTTCTTCTGGGAGTGATGGTAGCAGAAGGGTCAGAGGAACTCCCTTAACTGGTTATTTCCAACAAGTTAGATCACAGAGAGGAGGGCAGCTTCCAGTGTTTATGCCTAGTGATTCTCAGCTGCAGAGACATGTATCTACTAGATTCCAGTAG
- the LOC106367237 gene encoding cinnamoyl-CoA reductase 1-like, with translation MSVAAKGKVCVTGAGGFLASWVVDLLLSKDYFVHGTVRDPDNEKYSHLKKLEKAGDKLKLVKADLLDYPSLQSAIAGCIGVFHVASPVPSSSVPNPEVEVMSPAVDGTLNVLKACVEANVKRVVYVSSAAALMMNPNWSKDRVIDESCWSDLEFCKRTENWYCASKTQAESEAFEFAKRTGISLVSICPTMVFGPVLQQHTVNASTLALAKLLKEGFESRENQVRLIVDVRDVAQALLLVYEKPEAEGRYICTAHKAKEKDVVEKLKSLYPNYNYPKSYVEVEERSTMTSEKLQKLGWSFRPLEETLVDSVESYRKAKILD, from the exons atgtcgGTGGCGGCGAAAGGAAAGGTTTGCGTTACCGGTGCCGGAGGTTTTCTTGCTTCGTGGGTCGTCGATCTCCTCCTCTCCAAGGATTACTTCGTCCATGGCACTGTCAGAGACCCTG aTAACGAAAAGTATTCTCATttgaagaagctggagaaagCCGGTGACAAACTCAAGCTCGTCAAGGCTGATTTGCTCGACTACCCCTCTCTTCAATCTGCGATTGCAGGTTGCATCGGCGTCTTCCATGTGGCAAGCCCTGTTCCATCATCTTCAGTCCCAAATCCTGAG gtggAAGTGATGTCACCAGCTGTGGATGGGACGTTGAATGTGCTTAAAGCTTGTGTCGAAGCAAATGTTAAGCGtgttgtgtacgtttcctctGCAGCTGCGCTTATGATGAACCCTAATTGGTCAAAGGATCGAGTTATAGATGAGTCTTGTTGGTCTGACCTGGAGTTTTGCAAAAGAACTGAG AATTGGTATTGTGCGTCAAAGACACAAGCAGAAAGTGAAGCTTTCGAGTTTGCAAAACGAACCGGGATTAGTCTCGTCAGCATTTGCCCTACCATGGTCTTTGGACCTGTACTGCAGCAGCACACCGTGAACGCTAGTACTCTTGCTCTCGCCAAGCTTCTCAAAG AGGGTTTTGAGTCACGGGAGAACCAAGTGAGACTTATTGTAGATGTGCGTGATGTGGCTCAAGCGTTACTTTTGGTTTATGAGAAACCAGAAGCTGAAGGAAGATACATATGTACAGCCCACAAGGCTAAAGAAAAGGATGTTGTTGAGAAGCTCAAGAGTCTTTACCCTAATTACAACTACCCAAAGAG CTACGTCGAAGTGGAAGAAAGGTCGACGATGACTTCAGAGAAACTGCAGAAGTTGGGTTGGAGTTTCAGGCCGTTGGAGGAGACACTTGTGGATTCGGTGGAGAGCTACAGGAAAGCTAAGATTCTGGACTGA
- the LOC106448829 gene encoding uncharacterized protein LOC106448829, producing the protein MRWIPPAPTTLKCNTDGSWSKETGVGGVGWLLRDHQGTLLWAGAKKMAVMRSALETEAEAIRWAVQTLVGFGYSKVSIETDSLLLANMLNGEEEIWPVIAPIIQDISTSLSSNGGFEMVYYPRSGNKSANRIAKEITTFTSFVPK; encoded by the coding sequence ATGAGATGGATCCCACCGGCTCCTACGACCTTGAAGTGCAATACTGATGGATCGTGGTCAAAGGAGACGGGAGTAGGAGGAGTAGGATGGCTGTTACGTGATCATCAAGGAACACTACTGTGGGCAGGGGCAAAGAAGATGGCAGTGATGAGATCGGCGCTAGAGACTGAAGCAGAAGCTATTAGATGGGCTGTTCAAACACTGGTGGGTTTTGGGTATAGCAAAGTTTCTATAGAGACCGATTCATTACTGTTGGCAAACATGCTGAACGGTGAAGAAGAAATCTGGCCAGTGATTGCACCCATAATACAAGATATATCAACATCACTGTCATCAAATGGAGGATTTGAAATGGTGTATTATCCTCGAAGTGGTAATAAGTCAGCAAATAGAATAGCAAAGGAGATTACTACGTTTACGTCCTTTGTCCCTAAGTAA
- the LOC106367239 gene encoding protein LYK5-like: MAARTLHALSTSPLFLLLLFFAASSPTKAQQPYVNNHQLDCENRDFDNITNGFTCNGPRSCRSYLTFWSLPPYNTPNSIATLLNASAAEIQTLNNLTSLTTVIPTRRLVVIPTTCSCSGGGGFYQHNATYRLSGERQETYFSIANDTYQALSTCQAMMSQNPYGERNLTAGLNLLVPLRCACPTANQTAAGFRYLLTYLVAQGDSVSAIAEMFRSSTPAVSSGNELTSDNIYFFTPLLVPLRTEPTRIVITPPSPTPPVATPPQSPPVDPPGGSSSSHKWIYIGVGIGAGLLLLISILSLYFCYYKRRSKTSSLIEQNKLTDSSTKQSLPTTSTNQWSIALSNSSDTTSGLKSAIESLTLYRFSDLQSATSNFSEENKIKGSVYKATINGDDAAVKVIKGDVSSSEISLLKKLNHSNIIRLSGFCIREGASYLVYEYSENGSVSDWLHSSNKKKSLTWRQRVEICRDIAEALDYLHNYVTPPHIHKNLESNNVLLDSNFKAKISNFGVARILDEGDLDLQLTRHVEGTQGYLAPEYVENGVITPKLDVFAFGVVVLELLSGKEAVTTVDKEEKEEMLLCREINNVLGGENVREKLKEFMDSSLGDEYPLELAFTMAQLAKSCVAPDINSRPSIAQVLTTLLMIVSSSIDWEPSHDLLHDSGSLGN; encoded by the coding sequence ATGGCTGCGCGTACACTCCACGCGCTATCCACCTCCCCTTTATTTCTCCTCCTTCTTTTCTTCGCCGCGTCTTCACCGACCAAAGCTCAGCAACCGTACGTCAACAACCACCAGCTAGACTGTGAGAATCGTGACTTCGACAACATAACCAACGGCTTCACCTGTAACGGCCCACGCTCATGCCGCTCCTACCTCACTTTCTGGTCTCTCCCACCGTACAACACTCCCAACTCCATCGCCACACTCCTCAACGCCTCCGCCGCCGAGATCCAGACCCTCAACAACCTCACCTCCCTAACCACCGTAATCCCCACCCGTCGACTCGTCGTCATCCCGACCACCTGCTCCTGCTCCGGCGGCGGTGGCTTTTACCAGCACAACGCCACTTACAGACTCTCCGGCGAAAGACAGGAGACTTACTTCTCCATAGCCAACGACACCTACCAAGCTCTCTCCACGTGTCAAGCCATGATGTCGCAGAACCCTTACGGCGAGAGGAACCTAACCGCCGGGCTAAACCTCCTCGTCCCTCTCCGCTGCGCTTGCCCCACCGCGAACCAAACCGCCGCGGGGTTCAGATACCTTCTTACCTACTTGGTCGCGCAGGGAGACAGCGTCTCCGCCATCGCCGAGATGTTCAGAAGCTCAACACCCGCCGTGAGCTCCGGCAACGAGCTCACGTCCGACAACATCTACTTCTTCACTCCGCTTCTCGTTCCTCTCAGGACGGAACCTACAAGAATCGTGATTACTCCGCCGTCGCCGACGCCGCCGGTTGCTACTCCGCCGCAGTCGCCGCCGGTGGATCCTCCGGGGgggtcttcttcttcacacaaaTGGATTTACATCGGAGTTGGAATCGGAGCCGGTTTGCTCCTCTTGATCTCAATCTTATCTCTCTACTTCTGTTACTACAAACGAAGATCCAAAACGTCGTCGTTGATAGAACAGAACAAGCTTACGGACTCCTCGACCAAACAGTCTCTTCCGACAACGTCAACAAACCAATGGTCGATCGCCTTATCAAACTCCTCAGACACCACGTCTGGTCTCAAATCAGCTATAGAGTCGTTAACTCTCTACAGATTCAGCGATCTTCAGTCAGCGACTTCGAACTTCAGCGAGGAGAACAAGATCAAAGGCTCGGTGTATAAGGCAACGATCAACGGAGACGACGCGGCTGTGAAGGTGATCAAAGGAGACGTGTCTTCCTCAGAGATCAGCCTCTTGAAGAAGCTGAACCATTCCAACATCATCCGTCTCTCTGGCTTCTGCATCCGCGAAGGAGCCTCGTACCTTGTCTACGAGTACTCGGAGAACGGTTCGGTTAGCGATTGGCTTCACTCGTCTAACAAGAAGAAGAGTCTGACATGGAGACAGCGAGTTGAGATCTGTCGGGACATAGCTGAGGCGTTGGACTACTTGCACAACTACGTGACGCCGCCTCATATCCACAAGAACTTGGAATCCAACAACGTGCTTCTTGATTCCAACTTCAAAGCCAAGATTTCGAATTTCGGCGTAGCGAGGATTCTTGACGAAGGTGATCTCGATCTTCAGTTGACCAGACATGTTGAAGGAACACAAGGCTACTTAGCTCCGGAGTATGTAGAAAACGGAGTCATAACTCCGAAGCTAGACGTGTTTGCTTTCGGAGTTGTGGTTCTTGAGCTTCTTTCGGGGAAAGAAGCGGTGACGACGGTGGATAAGGAGGAGAAGGAAGAGATGTTGTTGTGTAGAGAGATAAACAATGTGCTTGGAGGAGAGAATGTGAGAGAGAAGCTGAAGGAGTTTATGGATTCATCTCTAGGAGATGAGTATCCTTTGGAGCTGGCTTTCACCATGGCACAGCTTGCTAAGAGCTGTGTGGCACCTGATATTAACTCGCGACCGTCTATTGCTCAGGTTCTAACCACGCTCTTGATGATTGTCTCGTCCTCCATTGATTGGGAGCCTTCTCATGACCTTCTTCATGATTCGGGATCTCTTGGCAActag
- the LOC106367238 gene encoding uncharacterized protein LOC106367238 has translation MGSDWRGSMGKVRSFVGNSMGGLRGGQNLASWLVAGTVAYYLWVKPAQDLKKEQEARALLAVADRNDYVEKRKPIADPQVTGLVYGNKNITDDKPQD, from the exons ATGGGTAGCGATTGGAGAGGATCGATGGGGAAGGTGAGGTCTTTCGTGGGGAACTCCATGGGAGGTCTTAGAGGAGGTCAGAATCTCGCATCTTGGCTCGTCGCGGGTACAGTCGCTTACTATCTCTGGGTTAAACCGGCTCAGGATCTCAAAAAGGAACAAGAGGCTAGGGCACTTCTGGCGGTGGCGGATCGAAATGATTACGTGGAGAAGAGGAAACCAATCGCTGATCCTCAG GTTACTGGTCTGGTTTATGGAAACAAGAACATAACCGATGATAAACCACAGGAttga